The genomic stretch TTTTACCGCACTGGTGTAACGCATATCTATCCAATAATAGACTAACAAATTGACCGTAGCCGAACCCAATTCATTCACTATAATGCTAGGCTCTGGATCTTTTAAAACTCTTTCACCAAACTGACTTAATTCACTAAAAATCAACTCTTTTACCAAACCAATGGAGTCATCAAAACCAATCCCCAGTTTAATAACATCTCGCATTTTGGGATTAGAAGAAAAATTTTTTATGACTTCAGAAAATACTTTTGAATTAGGTATGATGATTTGATTTCCATCATAATCAATTAAGGTTGTTCCAGATGTGGTAACACTGTGAACAATTCCCTTGTGCTCACCTATTTGTACAATATCTCCTTTAGAAAATAGTTTCTTTAAGCTGATCATCAAGCTAGATATATAGTTCTCTAAGGTGCTCTTTAAAGAAAGACCCAAAATCAAACCCAACGCCCCAGTACCACCTAAAATTGTTGTAGCCAAAGCATTGAGGCCACTGACTTTAATCATAAAATAAAGCCCTAATAAAATAAATGGAGCTGATAATATCTTTGCTACCGCATTGACAAATAAAGGACTATCCAGTTTTCTATTTAAAGCTTTTTTTAACAAAGTATGCATTGCAAAAGCCAGAGAGAAAAATAAAATAAAGATAATTAGTGCAGAAACAAAATAAGGAATCATTCTAGAAAATTTTGTTTTAAGAAAACTAACTTCCTGGATAGCAGGCTTCAGATCAATGTTTTGCGGACTGGCAACATTGATATTGTTAACATTGGCAATAACATCAGGCATTTTACTGATTAGCTCAGAGGCAAGACGTTTATGAGATTCCTCAACAACAGTACCATTGAGAAAAACAATTCCGTTTTTTACGTTAAGCTCAACATTGTCATACCAACCCATGGTTTTAAAAATATTGTTTAAATTCTGTTGGATCAAAACGTCTTTGGGTTTTGGATCAATTTGAATATTTTCATCATTGAGTGTTAAATTTGAAACATCATGGATAGGTTTTTTCTGAGGAAAAACCATGCATACCCCTAGCCCAAACAACACTAAAAATAATCTAAAAGTAATCATTCACTTTGAATATCATACTGAGAAAAATTGAGTAAGGATCAAAAGTTTTAAAAAAATAAGCTTTAAGCTTTTAACCAAAAGTTAGGTTTCTGAAGTTTAAACTTTGTTAATATGTAAATT from Oligoflexia bacterium encodes the following:
- a CDS encoding mechanosensitive ion channel family protein encodes the protein MVFPQKKPIHDVSNLTLNDENIQIDPKPKDVLIQQNLNNIFKTMGWYDNVELNVKNGIVFLNGTVVEESHKRLASELISKMPDVIANVNNINVASPQNIDLKPAIQEVSFLKTKFSRMIPYFVSALIIFILFFSLAFAMHTLLKKALNRKLDSPLFVNAVAKILSAPFILLGLYFMIKVSGLNALATTILGGTGALGLILGLSLKSTLENYISSLMISLKKLFSKGDIVQIGEHKGIVHSVTTSGTTLIDYDGNQIIIPNSKVFSEVIKNFSSNPKMRDVIKLGIGFDDSIGLVKELIFSELSQFGERVLKDPEPSIIVNELGSATVNLLVYYWIDMRYTSAVKIKSAITQNIKERLMRENISMPDDAREVIFANALDIKMLNSDSSAIQDIHKSSDSDKKTQSKTRAQDLQSNKADLETEKYDLQEQASKSDIHREEDNLLQ